In a genomic window of Nostoc sp. UHCC 0870:
- the thiS gene encoding sulfur carrier protein ThiS — protein sequence MSGQITLQVNGETHNCVSQTPLPDLLQQLGFNPRLVAVEYNGEILHRQFWEQTTIQSGDRLEVVTIVGGG from the coding sequence ATGTCTGGTCAAATTACCTTGCAAGTAAATGGGGAAACTCATAATTGTGTTTCCCAAACCCCTTTACCTGATTTACTCCAGCAGTTAGGGTTTAATCCCCGATTGGTGGCGGTGGAGTATAACGGCGAAATTTTACACCGCCAGTTCTGGGAACAAACTACAATACAATCAGGCGATCGCCTAGAAGTCGTGACAATCGTTGGAGGCGGTTGA
- a CDS encoding ArnT family glycosyltransferase: MREGSFIWGHLEKQHRTAEKWIDWLWLVVLLIAALLLFSVNLGDLPLRDWDEGTVAQVAKEISRAPANEMRWLYPTLGGDAYYHKPPLLHILIAGAYSIGGVSEWTTRLPGAIITALSVPLLYCLSREIFRHRWAAIYSALVYLTMLPVVRHGRLAMLDGVVVSFLLVMILCILRSRRDLRYCLGIGLSFGLICLTQGVTGILLGAVAIAFLFWDTPRLLNNRYLWIAIGLGMLPVAGWYVAQILRYGNEFFQNDLFNQSLNRSTFTPENSQAPWFYLTELLKWTWPWLIFLPQTANLVWENRNLSWARLILVWCGVYLLLISLMGAKYSWYILPIYPCLALAFGTQLAEIEKLPLFSTYPRTWVAGLSILAVAASFGSIYFSWGTHPKTDLQLIFAAVALTMILAAILAERGDGQFLKILFWGTYISLLLLMKSNYWVWELLEAYRVKPVAEMINRVNPNVTNIYTSFPHYRPSLNFYSDRTIIPASVDRLQHSWQYDRQPYLLVNDAAIKSLHLDTIKPLDEAEGWKLITKDTKRL, translated from the coding sequence ATGCGAGAAGGAAGCTTTATTTGGGGTCATCTAGAAAAACAGCACCGCACGGCTGAAAAATGGATTGACTGGTTATGGCTAGTAGTGTTGCTGATAGCAGCCTTACTATTGTTTAGCGTTAATCTGGGAGACTTGCCTCTGAGGGATTGGGATGAAGGGACTGTGGCACAGGTTGCCAAGGAAATTTCCCGCGCCCCAGCCAATGAGATGCGTTGGTTATACCCGACTTTAGGCGGAGACGCTTACTATCACAAGCCGCCTTTGCTGCACATCCTCATTGCTGGTGCTTACTCTATAGGCGGCGTGAGTGAGTGGACAACGCGCTTACCGGGAGCAATTATTACAGCTTTGTCAGTACCTTTACTGTATTGTCTGAGTCGAGAGATATTTCGCCATCGTTGGGCAGCGATTTATAGTGCTTTAGTGTATCTAACAATGCTACCTGTGGTGCGTCATGGACGGCTAGCAATGTTAGATGGAGTAGTGGTAAGTTTTTTGTTGGTGATGATCTTGTGCATATTGCGATCGCGCCGAGATTTACGCTACTGCTTAGGTATAGGCTTAAGTTTTGGGCTAATTTGCCTAACTCAAGGGGTTACAGGTATTTTACTAGGTGCTGTGGCGATCGCCTTTTTGTTTTGGGATACACCCCGGTTACTCAATAACCGCTATCTCTGGATAGCAATTGGCTTGGGGATGCTGCCTGTAGCTGGTTGGTATGTAGCGCAAATACTGCGCTATGGTAACGAGTTTTTCCAAAATGACTTGTTTAATCAATCCCTCAACCGCAGCACATTTACCCCAGAGAATTCCCAAGCACCTTGGTTTTATCTGACAGAACTGCTCAAATGGACTTGGCCTTGGTTAATTTTTTTACCACAGACTGCTAATTTAGTTTGGGAAAATCGCAATCTTAGTTGGGCAAGACTCATACTAGTGTGGTGTGGCGTTTATTTACTGCTGATTTCCCTGATGGGTGCTAAATATTCTTGGTACATCTTGCCAATTTACCCCTGTTTAGCTTTAGCTTTTGGCACTCAGTTAGCAGAAATAGAAAAATTACCTTTATTTTCCACCTATCCCCGGACTTGGGTAGCTGGTTTATCAATTTTGGCTGTCGCAGCATCTTTTGGCAGCATTTACTTTAGTTGGGGAACACATCCCAAAACCGACTTACAGCTAATTTTTGCAGCTGTTGCTTTGACGATGATATTAGCGGCGATTTTGGCAGAACGCGGTGATGGTCAATTTCTCAAGATTTTATTTTGGGGAACTTATATTTCCCTATTACTGTTAATGAAATCTAACTACTGGGTTTGGGAATTGTTGGAAGCCTATCGAGTCAAACCAGTAGCCGAAATGATTAACCGCGTCAATCCCAACGTCACCAATATTTATACATCTTTCCCCCACTATCGCCCATCATTAAACTTTTATAGCGATCGCACTATCATTCCCGCTTCTGTTGATAGACTACAACATTCTTGGCAATACGACAGACAACCCTACTTACTTGTCAACGATGCTGCTATCAAAAGCCTCCACTTAGATACCATAAAACCCCTTGATGAAGCCGAAGGCTGGAAACTCATCACCAAAGACACCAAACGGTTGTAA
- a CDS encoding hybrid sensor histidine kinase/response regulator, with product MDKNIIRVLLVDDNENDYILACHWFSEFQVTGCELEWLDNYQAAQQAIAQGQHDIYLVDYRLGAYSGLELIREAIGNGCNAPMILLTGQGNRAIDLEAMQAGAVDYLEKSQLNAPLLERSIRYAIERQHTEQTIRQQAALLDVTKDAIFVQNLDGQILFWNQAAELLYGWKKAAAIGKQTQELWQETNLELLQIALAHLKHHHFWEGELHQKTRDGKDIIVESRWQLVREFAEQPQSILVVNTDITQKKHLEAQFLRAQRLESIGTLASGIAHDLNNVLAPILMTAQLLESQIQDERSLRLVPILINNAKRGANLVKQVLSFTRGLEGERTLLQLKHLVLEIKQIIQETYPKSIEVVTKISQNLWTVSGDATQLHQVLMNLCVNARDAMPNGGMLHIVAENFLIDENYTRMNLDAKIGPYVVVTVTDTGTGISSEILDRIFEPFFTTKEISKGTGLGLSTVLGIIKSHGGFINVNTEAGKGTQFKVYLPAQEAKETIEVADLKLPPGNGELILVVDDEAAIRDITKTSLESHNYKAITANDGIEAIALYVEYQEDISLVLTDMIMPSMDGLTTIRTLQKINPQVKIIAVSGLVTNDKVSAANNTGIQAFLSKPYTTNQLLQTISTVKNKT from the coding sequence ATGGACAAAAATATAATTAGAGTCTTATTAGTTGACGATAATGAAAACGATTATATCTTAGCTTGTCATTGGTTTAGTGAATTTCAAGTAACTGGTTGCGAATTGGAATGGTTAGATAACTATCAAGCGGCTCAACAAGCGATCGCGCAAGGTCAACATGATATATATCTTGTAGACTACCGTCTAGGAGCATACAGTGGACTAGAATTAATCCGCGAAGCAATTGGCAATGGTTGCAATGCTCCCATGATTTTACTCACCGGTCAAGGAAACAGAGCAATCGACCTAGAAGCTATGCAAGCAGGTGCAGTAGATTATCTCGAAAAAAGCCAACTGAATGCACCTTTACTAGAACGTTCTATCCGTTATGCGATTGAACGCCAACACACAGAACAAACAATTAGGCAACAAGCTGCTTTACTTGATGTGACGAAAGATGCCATTTTTGTCCAGAATTTAGACGGACAAATTTTATTTTGGAATCAAGCCGCCGAATTACTTTATGGTTGGAAAAAAGCAGCCGCGATTGGTAAACAAACACAAGAACTTTGGCAAGAAACCAACTTAGAACTGTTACAAATAGCACTTGCACATCTTAAACATCATCATTTCTGGGAAGGAGAGTTACACCAAAAAACCAGAGATGGTAAAGATATCATTGTTGAAAGCCGTTGGCAACTAGTACGAGAATTTGCAGAGCAACCCCAATCAATTCTAGTTGTGAATACAGACATTACCCAAAAAAAGCACCTAGAAGCGCAATTTCTCCGCGCTCAAAGATTGGAAAGTATTGGTACTCTCGCCAGTGGTATTGCTCACGATCTTAACAATGTCTTAGCTCCAATTTTGATGACAGCACAACTATTAGAGTCTCAAATTCAAGATGAGCGTTCCCTGAGACTAGTACCTATATTAATTAACAATGCTAAACGGGGAGCAAATTTAGTTAAACAGGTACTTTCTTTCACTCGTGGTCTTGAAGGTGAGCGTACCCTGTTACAACTAAAGCACTTAGTTCTCGAAATTAAACAAATAATTCAAGAGACATATCCCAAATCAATTGAAGTTGTCACCAAAATATCACAAAATCTTTGGACTGTTTCTGGTGATGCCACCCAACTACATCAAGTGCTGATGAATTTGTGTGTCAATGCCCGTGATGCGATGCCAAATGGTGGGATGTTGCATATTGTGGCTGAGAATTTCTTAATAGATGAAAATTACACCAGGATGAATCTAGATGCCAAAATCGGCCCCTATGTAGTTGTAACAGTTACAGATACTGGCACTGGCATTAGTTCAGAAATATTAGATCGGATATTTGAGCCATTTTTTACTACTAAAGAAATCAGTAAAGGTACAGGTCTTGGTCTTTCTACTGTTCTTGGTATTATTAAAAGTCATGGTGGTTTTATCAATGTCAACACAGAAGCAGGGAAAGGCACTCAATTTAAAGTCTATCTTCCAGCACAAGAAGCTAAAGAAACTATAGAAGTAGCAGACCTAAAATTACCGCCTGGGAATGGAGAATTAATTTTAGTTGTAGATGACGAAGCTGCAATTAGAGATATTACCAAAACATCTTTAGAAAGTCATAACTACAAAGCTATTACAGCCAATGATGGAATTGAGGCTATAGCTTTGTATGTAGAATATCAAGAAGACATATCTCTAGTTTTGACAGATATGATCATGCCGTCAATGGATGGACTCACTACGATTCGCACATTGCAAAAAATTAATCCCCAAGTCAAAATTATTGCTGTCAGTGGACTGGTTACTAATGATAAAGTGAGTGCAGCCAATAACACAGGTATCCAAGCTTTTTTATCCAAACCTTACACAACTAACCAATTATTGCAAACAATCAGTACAGTTAAAAATAAAACTTAA
- a CDS encoding AbrB family transcriptional regulator codes for MPKQKKIEPLLGEELLKKVKELESLSKEDKAKQCGYYTVTKNGVERVNMMKFLNALIDAEGIQLDSAPNANGRGGRSASYRISVQSNGNLLIGSAYTKQMNLKPGDEFLITLGKKHIRLRQVDEDEKLGVEAEEATA; via the coding sequence ATGCCTAAACAGAAAAAAATTGAACCACTACTCGGTGAAGAACTTCTCAAAAAAGTCAAAGAGCTAGAGAGCCTTAGCAAAGAAGATAAAGCGAAGCAGTGTGGCTACTATACCGTTACTAAAAATGGTGTTGAGCGTGTTAATATGATGAAATTCTTGAATGCCCTAATTGATGCTGAAGGCATTCAGCTAGACAGCGCACCCAATGCCAATGGACGCGGTGGACGCAGTGCTAGCTATAGAATTAGTGTGCAATCAAATGGTAACTTGTTAATTGGTTCAGCTTACACCAAACAGATGAACCTCAAACCAGGCGATGAGTTTCTCATTACTTTAGGGAAGAAGCACATTCGTTTGCGACAAGTAGATGAAGATGAAAAGCTAGGTGTGGAAGCTGAAGAAGCTACCGCATAA
- a CDS encoding Rrf2 family transcriptional regulator, protein MKLTTKGHYSVKALLDLSLQPDYGPASVKVISKRQDIPAPYLEKLLIEMRRAGLVKSIRGSIGGYQLAKKPVQISIGQILEAVGETVTNLPHHSPTPAQTEDWVTFSLWQRLNQKLKEALYSITLADLYYDARSWQASLGEEASFVV, encoded by the coding sequence ATGAAACTAACTACTAAAGGACATTACAGCGTCAAGGCATTGCTTGACTTGAGTTTACAACCAGATTATGGGCCTGCATCAGTGAAAGTGATATCCAAACGCCAAGATATCCCAGCTCCATACCTAGAAAAGTTGCTAATAGAAATGCGTCGTGCGGGACTTGTGAAATCAATTCGGGGTAGCATTGGCGGCTACCAACTAGCAAAGAAACCAGTACAAATCTCTATAGGACAAATTTTAGAAGCAGTGGGTGAAACCGTAACAAATTTACCCCATCACAGCCCCACTCCAGCACAAACAGAAGATTGGGTAACATTTAGCCTGTGGCAAAGACTTAATCAAAAACTCAAAGAGGCGTTGTACAGTATTACTCTGGCAGATTTATATTACGATGCTCGTAGTTGGCAAGCATCTCTAGGAGAAGAAGCCAGTTTTGTAGTTTAG
- a CDS encoding chloride channel protein produces MTLLPPAEVGKAKEQLALPIPSSRLLHLVNRFQLSPETVVLFLALLIGGGTGMGVVTFHYLIELIHDLLLENFMGAIGVWGSWTLACVPTLGGLVVGFMRWRTQDFGPGLSSLIAASDGTEIERQLRPVTKMLAASVSLGSGASLGPEGPSVEIGANFGMLLSLILQVSQERRRLLLGAGAAAGLAAGFNAPIAGVFFALEVVMGTTSFATSAVSIVLLAAVVAALIAQIGLGAQPAFALPVYQVRSPLELPIYLGLGLGASLVSLVYTQSISLAKACFAGSVPGVNFLGKIPQPIHPILGGVIVGAVALQFPQILGTGYGTIQAMLQDVEFSPDLLLALLVVKLLMTAISAGSGFVGGLFAPAMFLGASLGSAYAKILPLIVPGIGEYMAAPPAYAMVGMAAVLAGSVRAPLTAILMLFELTRDYRIVLPLMAAVSLSVWLVERIKPNANSNSNLQQIGLAELKDEKVEILQQILVEDAMLYCPKKLPASLGVLEAAKEMTRDRTRSALVINEAEQLVGILSLEDLNRTLSLWQSYSNSSTESQSNLASQTVIDICTTEILYAWHDEPLSEAFDRMTLRGLHQLPVVAQDNHDLILGLLDREQIALTCELAFTRKAIYGLLNSQ; encoded by the coding sequence ATGACTCTATTGCCTCCTGCCGAGGTGGGGAAGGCAAAGGAACAACTTGCCTTGCCTATACCTTCTAGCCGTTTATTACATCTCGTTAACCGTTTTCAACTGTCTCCCGAAACCGTCGTGCTGTTTTTAGCTCTGCTCATCGGCGGTGGTACTGGTATGGGTGTGGTGACGTTTCACTATTTGATCGAGTTAATCCATGATCTATTGCTAGAAAATTTCATGGGTGCGATCGGGGTTTGGGGTTCTTGGACTCTAGCTTGTGTCCCTACTTTGGGGGGATTAGTTGTAGGGTTCATGCGCTGGCGCACACAAGACTTTGGCCCTGGACTATCATCTTTGATTGCAGCCTCTGATGGTACGGAGATTGAGCGACAACTGCGGCCAGTCACCAAAATGTTAGCTGCATCGGTTTCTTTAGGCAGTGGTGCTTCTTTGGGGCCAGAAGGGCCGAGTGTGGAAATTGGTGCTAATTTCGGGATGTTGCTATCTTTAATCCTGCAAGTCTCACAAGAGAGGCGGCGGTTATTGTTGGGGGCTGGTGCGGCGGCTGGATTAGCGGCTGGCTTTAATGCCCCAATCGCCGGGGTATTTTTTGCTTTAGAAGTAGTTATGGGGACGACATCTTTTGCTACTTCTGCGGTGAGTATTGTCTTACTAGCCGCAGTGGTTGCAGCTTTAATTGCTCAAATTGGTTTGGGGGCGCAACCCGCTTTTGCTTTGCCTGTGTACCAAGTCCGCAGTCCTTTAGAGTTACCTATTTATTTAGGCTTGGGTTTGGGAGCTAGTTTAGTTTCCCTAGTTTATACACAATCAATTAGTCTGGCAAAAGCTTGTTTTGCTGGTTCAGTTCCTGGCGTGAATTTTTTAGGTAAAATTCCTCAACCAATTCATCCTATTCTTGGTGGTGTAATTGTCGGTGCAGTGGCTTTGCAATTTCCCCAAATCTTGGGTACTGGTTATGGCACTATCCAAGCCATGCTACAAGATGTGGAATTTTCGCCAGATTTACTTCTAGCCTTACTGGTAGTGAAATTGCTAATGACTGCGATTAGTGCAGGTAGCGGTTTCGTGGGAGGTTTGTTTGCACCAGCCATGTTTCTTGGTGCTTCTTTGGGTTCAGCATATGCCAAAATTCTCCCCCTCATCGTTCCCGGCATTGGTGAATATATGGCCGCACCCCCGGCTTATGCAATGGTAGGAATGGCAGCAGTGCTAGCTGGGAGTGTGCGCGCGCCACTAACTGCAATTTTAATGCTGTTTGAACTCACCCGCGACTATAGAATTGTTCTACCTTTGATGGCGGCTGTGAGTTTGAGTGTATGGTTAGTAGAGCGGATCAAACCAAATGCTAACTCTAATTCCAACCTGCAACAAATTGGTCTTGCGGAATTGAAAGACGAAAAGGTAGAAATTTTACAGCAAATTTTAGTAGAGGATGCTATGCTTTATTGCCCGAAGAAACTACCTGCTAGTTTAGGGGTGTTAGAAGCAGCAAAAGAAATGACCCGCGATCGCACACGTAGTGCTTTAGTAATTAATGAAGCCGAACAATTAGTTGGTATCCTCTCTCTAGAAGACCTCAATCGTACCCTTTCTCTATGGCAAAGTTACTCTAATTCCTCCACAGAAAGTCAGAGTAATTTAGCCAGCCAAACCGTCATAGATATCTGTACCACTGAAATTCTTTACGCTTGGCATGATGAACCTTTATCTGAGGCTTTTGATCGAATGACTCTCAGAGGTTTGCATCAATTACCAGTGGTTGCACAAGATAACCATGATCTGATTTTAGGTTTGTTAGATCGAGAGCAAATTGCACTAACCTGTGAATTGGCATTCACACGTAAAGCAATTTATGGGTTATTAAATAGTCAATAG
- a CDS encoding molybdenum cofactor biosynthesis protein MoaE: MKSSLTTKSAVIKPRNEDSFAITFAPLSIDEIYIKANDPANGAVVVMSGMVRNQTDGKPVVSLEYQAYEPMALQVFYQIAADIRADWPDVNRVVIHHRVGRLQIGEISVLVAVGCPHRGEAFTACRYAIDTLKHNAPIWKKEHWLDGSSSWVSIGACEQSAENC, from the coding sequence ATGAAATCAAGTCTTACAACTAAATCTGCTGTTATTAAACCAAGAAATGAAGATAGCTTTGCTATCACTTTTGCGCCATTATCTATTGATGAAATCTATATAAAAGCCAATGACCCAGCTAATGGTGCAGTAGTGGTAATGAGTGGGATGGTTCGTAATCAAACGGATGGTAAGCCTGTAGTTTCTCTAGAATACCAAGCATACGAACCAATGGCGTTACAAGTATTTTATCAAATTGCGGCTGATATTCGTGCTGACTGGCCTGATGTTAATCGGGTGGTAATTCACCATCGCGTCGGACGTTTGCAAATTGGGGAAATTAGCGTTTTAGTGGCGGTAGGTTGTCCCCATCGAGGTGAGGCGTTTACAGCTTGCCGTTATGCTATTGATACCCTGAAACATAATGCCCCTATTTGGAAAAAGGAACACTGGCTTGATGGTTCTAGTAGTTGGGTGAGTATTGGGGCTTGTGAACAGTCAGCAGAAAATTGTTAA
- a CDS encoding nuclear transport factor 2 family protein, which translates to MKSEVLAANAAFYRAFEKKDIEAMSHVWSKGTGSCCIHPGRDALRGWQEIRTSWEQIFKNTAYLEINPDIISTELTDNFAYLVLVENVLQVIGGRRLEASSIATNLFQLLGGKWYLVHHHGSPIVR; encoded by the coding sequence ATGAAATCTGAAGTTTTAGCAGCGAATGCCGCCTTTTATAGAGCTTTTGAAAAAAAAGATATAGAAGCCATGAGTCATGTTTGGTCAAAAGGTACTGGTAGCTGTTGTATTCATCCTGGGCGCGATGCTTTGCGGGGTTGGCAGGAAATTCGTACTTCTTGGGAACAGATATTTAAAAATACAGCCTATCTAGAAATTAATCCTGATATAATTAGTACGGAATTAACTGATAATTTTGCTTACTTAGTATTAGTAGAGAATGTGTTACAAGTGATTGGAGGCAGAAGACTAGAAGCAAGCTCAATAGCTACTAACTTATTTCAACTTTTGGGTGGTAAATGGTATTTAGTACATCATCATGGTAGCCCAATTGTGAGATAA
- the cbiB gene encoding adenosylcobinamide-phosphate synthase CbiB — translation MLSAIVLLIAAILDYLIGDPWGWPHPVQVMGWVISRLSKFFLQLCRQSHTQRIAGIILALVLIIGSGGVGWLIVQVARWLHPLLAIATESILLASCFAFRSLRNAAVDVLTPLTAKDLTLARQTLSKYVGRDTENLPESEILRAVLETVTENATDGVIAPLFYAIIGACIPGVGAVPLALAYKASSTLDSMVGYRELPYTYIGWFSARLEDCLTWLPCRLTVLTLGLLSKKPLYVWRICRRDAVADPSPNSGWSECVYAAILGVQMGGTNWYRGVPKPKPLLGDSIHPIKATHIDHALQLTRYCFLLWLGIAIAILLLI, via the coding sequence GTGTTATCAGCTATTGTTCTCCTCATTGCGGCAATTTTAGATTACTTAATAGGTGATCCTTGGGGTTGGCCTCATCCGGTGCAGGTGATGGGGTGGGTAATTTCGCGCTTGAGTAAATTTTTTCTGCAACTGTGTCGCCAATCTCACACACAAAGGATAGCTGGAATTATACTAGCCTTAGTTTTAATCATTGGTAGCGGTGGTGTAGGTTGGTTAATAGTTCAAGTAGCGAGATGGTTACATCCACTGTTAGCGATCGCAACTGAAAGTATTCTTTTAGCTAGCTGTTTTGCTTTTAGGAGTTTGCGAAATGCCGCAGTTGATGTTTTAACACCATTAACAGCCAAAGATTTAACATTAGCTCGCCAAACTTTGAGTAAATATGTAGGCAGAGATACCGAAAACCTGCCAGAATCAGAAATTTTACGCGCAGTTTTAGAAACAGTCACAGAAAATGCCACCGATGGGGTTATTGCTCCACTTTTTTATGCAATTATTGGTGCTTGTATTCCCGGTGTCGGGGCAGTTCCTCTAGCGTTGGCATACAAAGCTAGTAGTACCCTTGATTCAATGGTGGGTTATCGAGAACTACCTTATACCTATATTGGATGGTTTAGTGCGCGGTTAGAAGATTGTTTAACTTGGTTGCCTTGTCGTCTCACAGTTCTAACTTTAGGCTTATTATCAAAAAAACCTTTGTATGTATGGCGTATTTGTCGCCGAGATGCAGTTGCTGATCCCAGTCCCAACTCAGGCTGGAGTGAGTGCGTTTATGCAGCGATTTTAGGTGTACAAATGGGAGGCACAAATTGGTATCGGGGAGTTCCCAAACCGAAACCACTGTTAGGTGATTCCATTCATCCCATCAAAGCAACTCACATTGACCATGCTTTACAACTAACTAGATATTGCTTTTTACTATGGTTGGGAATTGCGATCGCTATACTTTTGCTAATCTAA
- the pyrR gene encoding bifunctional pyr operon transcriptional regulator/uracil phosphoribosyltransferase PyrR, whose translation MSTPTKVVEILSSEDLRRTLTRLASQIIERTRDLSQLVLIGIYTRGVPLAELLARQIEVLESIDVAVGALDITFYRDDLDQIGLRTPAKTNIPFDLTGKTVVLVDDVIFKGRTIRAALNAVNEYGRPEVIRLAVLIDRGHREVPIHPDFVGKQLPTAKEEVVKVYLQDWDSKDAVELIGY comes from the coding sequence ATGTCTACCCCTACCAAAGTTGTTGAAATCCTTTCTTCAGAAGATTTACGCCGGACACTAACGCGTTTGGCTTCTCAAATTATTGAAAGAACCCGTGATTTATCCCAATTGGTATTGATTGGAATTTATACCCGTGGAGTACCCCTAGCTGAACTATTAGCACGTCAAATTGAGGTATTGGAAAGTATAGATGTAGCAGTGGGAGCATTAGATATTACCTTCTATCGGGATGATCTTGACCAAATTGGCTTGCGAACTCCGGCAAAAACCAACATCCCTTTCGATTTGACAGGAAAGACGGTTGTGTTAGTGGATGATGTGATTTTTAAAGGACGGACAATTCGGGCTGCGTTGAATGCTGTCAACGAATATGGTAGACCAGAAGTAATTCGTTTAGCTGTGTTGATTGATAGAGGTCATCGAGAAGTACCAATTCATCCAGATTTTGTAGGTAAGCAGCTACCAACTGCGAAAGAAGAAGTTGTGAAAGTTTATTTGCAAGATTGGGATAGCAAAGATGCCGTAGAGTTAATTGGTTATTAG
- a CDS encoding thiamine phosphate synthase, whose translation MKEAGYYDESVNNGVVVMVTAQSQQKHMQQVVYRILDANLDRAREGLRIIEEWCRFGLNNSPMAGECKHLRQEVASWHTAELRSARDTAGDIGTELSHPQEEQRSGIKSLLQANFCRVQEALRVVEEYGKLYHPSMGKAFKQMRYQVYTLETNLMGYERHQLLWRSHLYLVTSPSDTLLETVEAALKGGLTLLQYRDKDTDDTVRLEQATQLRELCHSYGALFIMNDRVDLALAVDADGVHLGQQDMPIAIARQLLGPQRLIGRSTTNAEEMQKAIIEGADYIGVGPVYETPTKVGKPAAGLEYVRYANQNSTIPWFAIGGIDPNNINDVIDSGAERVAVVRSLMQAEQPTLVTQYLLSQLHRVKPEESRVISH comes from the coding sequence ATGAAAGAGGCTGGCTATTACGATGAAAGCGTCAATAATGGGGTTGTTGTAATGGTTACAGCCCAAAGCCAACAAAAGCATATGCAGCAAGTTGTCTACCGCATTTTAGATGCTAATTTAGACCGCGCTCGTGAAGGCTTGCGAATTATTGAAGAGTGGTGTCGGTTTGGTTTGAATAATTCTCCAATGGCTGGGGAATGTAAGCACCTACGCCAAGAGGTGGCTAGTTGGCATACTGCGGAGTTAAGGTCGGCGCGAGATACAGCAGGCGATATCGGTACTGAGTTAAGTCATCCTCAAGAGGAACAACGCTCTGGGATAAAATCTCTGTTACAAGCTAATTTTTGCCGTGTCCAAGAAGCTTTGCGGGTAGTGGAGGAATATGGCAAGCTTTATCACCCCAGCATGGGTAAGGCTTTTAAGCAGATGCGTTATCAGGTTTACACCCTAGAAACTAACTTGATGGGTTACGAGCGTCATCAACTGCTGTGGCGATCGCATTTATATCTGGTAACATCCCCCTCAGATACTTTACTAGAAACGGTAGAAGCCGCTCTAAAAGGTGGATTAACTCTACTCCAATACCGCGATAAAGACACCGATGACACAGTGCGTCTAGAACAAGCTACCCAGCTACGGGAATTATGCCATAGCTACGGTGCTTTATTTATTATGAATGACCGAGTAGATTTAGCTTTGGCAGTCGATGCTGATGGTGTACATCTAGGACAGCAAGATATGCCAATTGCTATTGCTCGTCAATTACTCGGCCCGCAACGCTTAATTGGTCGTTCTACAACTAATGCCGAAGAAATGCAAAAGGCAATTATCGAAGGTGCAGATTATATTGGCGTAGGGCCAGTATACGAGACTCCCACGAAAGTAGGCAAACCTGCGGCTGGTTTAGAATATGTCCGTTACGCTAATCAAAATAGCACCATCCCCTGGTTTGCCATTGGGGGGATAGATCCCAATAATATCAATGATGTGATTGATAGCGGAGCAGAAAGGGTAGCGGTAGTGCGATCGCTCATGCAAGCCGAACAACCTACTCTAGTAACCCAATATCTACTCTCCCAACTCCATCGGGTTAAGCCAGAAGAGTCAAGAGTCATTAGTCATTAG